Part of the Cloacibacterium caeni genome is shown below.
TACAAAAATCTGGTCAATACTAAAACTAAAAAAGCTCCGAAAAGGAGCTTTTTTTATTGATAATTTTCTAAAAATTTTCTCTGCGAATCGAAAGCGATTTCCTCAAGATTGAGTTCAGAAATTTTCACCCAAATGGTTTCTGAAATTTCGTGAGCTTCTAGTTTTTTGATTTCTATTTTTTCTTCCACTCGATATTCAAAGAATAAGTCCAAAGTATTATAGTCTACTTCTTTGTAATGATAAACATTGGGCAGACTTCCCACGAATTTTAAATTTTTGAGGTCTATTTCTATTCCTAGTTCCTCTTTTAATTCTCTGGCGCAAGTTTCTTCGGCGCTTTCTTTTGGATCTGTAAAACCGCCCGCTAAATCTAATTTCCCGATTTTAGGATTTTGATTTCTCTTGGTCAATAATAATTCATCATCGCATCTTATTAATACTGCAACTGCGGCGGCGATATTTTGATACATTACAAAATCACATTGTGAACAAGAAAATTTTTTTTCTCCATCAAAAATCAGCGTTTCTTGGCCGCACTTTGGGCAATATTTTAAGTGTTTCATTTGTTTCTTGGGTGGTATTTCAGAATTACATCATGCAATTCTTCGGTTTTTAAATGGGTGTAAATTTCTGTGGTGGTAATGCTAGAATGTCCCAACATTTCTTGGATAAACCTTAAATCTACACCGTTTTGTAAGAGATGCGTAGCAAAAGAATGACGGAAAGTGTGCGGAGAAATGCTTTTTCTGATTCCCGCTTTTTCTACCAATTCTTTGATGATGATAAAAACAATCACTCTAGACATAGAAGAACCTCTACTGTTTAGGAAAATGTGGTCTTCGTATTTTTTGCCTATTTTATTATTGGCTCTTACATTATTGATGTAGTTCAAAATAAGATTTGCAGTGTAGTTAGCAAGCGGAACGTATCTCACTTTTTTTCCTTTTCCCTCTACTTTTATAAAGTTTTCTTTGAAATTAATATCAGAAATTTTAAGTTCTATTAATTCAGAAACTCTAAGGCCGCAACCATACAATACTTCTATGATACAGTGATTTCTCACGCCTAAATCAGTGCTTAAATCGATGGCGTTAATGATTTTTTCTACATCTTCGAAACTTAACGTATCAGGTAAATATAAGCCTAATTTTGGACCTTCAAGAAGTGTGGAAGGATTGTCTTCTCTAATTTCCTCTTCGATAAGATATTTAAAAAAAGATTTAATGGAAGATATTCCTCTTGCTTGAGTTCTTTCGCTTATTTTTTCTTTGGTAAGATGAAGGAGAAATTCTTGTAAGTTTTCAAAAGTTATTTTGTCGGGAGTAGTGTTGTCTAGTTTTTCCTCTGAGAAAGCTTTTAGTTTCTTCACATCTCGTATGTATGCATCTAAAGTATTATCAGAGAAATTCCTCTCGAATTTGAGAAAATGTGAAAAATTCTCAATCGTTTCATTCCAGGTCATTTGTTTTTTTTGTTTTTATTGTGTTTTTAAGTGCAGATGAGCATGCAAATATCATGCTAAACTGTCTTATTTAAGATTTTCCTCAGAGATTTGAAGAACTTCTACTTGAGCATTTTCTAAAAATTCTAATCCTTCTGTGTCTGAGTATTGGTCTATATAAACGAGCCTTTTGATGCCAGATTGTAATATAAGTTTGCTGCATTCTTTACACGGCGAAAGCGTAAGGTAAAGAGTAGCACCTTTTGCAGATTGAGTACTAGAAGCTAATTTTAAAATGGCATTTGCTTCTGCATGAAGCACGTACCAATGCGTTTTTCCGTCTTCGTCTTCACAACAATTTTCTGCACCAGAAGGAGTTCCGTTATATCCATCAGAAATAATCATTCTGTCTTTTACAATGAGTGCGCCTACTTTTTTTCTTTCGCAGTAAGAAAGTTTTGCCCATTCTTTAGCCATCTTAAGATAGGCTAAGTCAAATTTATTGTGATTCATTTTAAAATTTTTAAAATTAGTTTCTTACTCTTTCTAAGCTTTTAGAAATTAGGCTTTCTTTTTTCTAAAAATGCAGAAACGCCTTCTTTTTTATCTTCCATTTCGAATAATTCTCCGAAAGATTTGATTTCTAATTCATAACCTTCATCAGAATCTGATGCATTCACCGCAGCAATGGCTTTAGAAATTCCTTGTGGTGAATTTTTAGAAATAAGGGTTGCTAATTCTTTTGTTTTTGGTAATAATTCTTCTAAACTAAAAACTTCGTTTACCAAACCCATTTCTTTTGCTCTGCTCGCCGAAATCATTTTAGCAGAGAAAATCATTTCATTCGCAAGTCCTTTTCCTACTAATTTTGGTAATCTTTGGGTGCCTCCATAACCAGGAATAAGACCTAAAGTAACTTCTGGTAAACCTAATTTTGCATTTTCTGAAGCATATCTTATGTGACAAGCCATCGCAAGTTCTAAACCACCACCCAATGCAAATCCATTTACAGCGGCAATAACAGGTTTTCTTAGATTTTCAATTTTATTGAACAGCGAATTTTGTCCGTTTCTGGCTAATTCTTCTGCTTTTTCTTGACCAAAATCAGAAAACTCTTTAATGTCTGCTCCGGCTACAAATGATTTTTCGCCACTTCCTGTGATGATGATGACTCTGCAATTAGAATCTTGTTCTAGCTGAGATAAAGCTTCGCTCAATTCACTGATAGTAGCTCCATTTAAAGCGTTTAAACTCTGTGGTCTATTAATGGTAATGGTAGAAATTTGACCTTCGTTTTCTAGGAGAATATTTTGGAAATTCATGGTAGAGTAGTATTAAATTTACGATTTTTAGGATAAGTGCAAAATAACTAATTTTTGGCCTAAAATACAAAAAAGCCAAGCACTTATATGCTTGACTCTTTTAAGTTTGGTATAAGTTTGTTCTTATTTGGCGTGGTTCATAATTCCATCGTCTAGTTTTACTTGAAGTCCTGCCGCAATTCTCATTCCCATTTCTACATTCGCTCTAAAGAAATGACACAATTGTCTGTTGATTATTTCATCTCTTTTTGGGCCGTCAATTTTTTTCATGTGACCGATGATGTTATTCACCAAATTGGTTCTATCTTCTTGGTTCATCGCTTTGGTGTAGAGTAGACCTGGCTGTGTATAGTGGTCGTTATCATTTTCATTTCTATCGAAATGCGCTACACGATTGCTGTCTAGTTCCTCTTCAAATTTTTTGTAAGAAGGATCTGGTTTTATATCGTCAAAACTATTAGGATGGTAATTCGGTGCGTCTTCATAGTCTCTAGAATCTGCCATAAATCCGTCTCTTTGATAATTATGAGTTGCAAAAGGACATCTGTTCACTTCTAATTGATGTGCATTTACGCCCACTCTATATCTGTGAGCATCTGGATAAGAAAATAATCTTCCTTGAAGCATTTTATCAGGCGAAAAACTAATTCCATCAACCGAATTACTTGGGGAAAAAGTAGCTTGTTCTACATGCGCAAAATAATTTTTAGGAATTTCATTAAGTTCCATTTCACCGACTTCAATCAGTGGAAATTCTGCTTGTGGCCAAATTTTAGTAATGTCAAAAGGGTTCCATTTAAATTCTCTAGATTCTTCTTCGGTCATTA
Proteins encoded:
- a CDS encoding deoxycytidylate deaminase, with translation MNHNKFDLAYLKMAKEWAKLSYCERKKVGALIVKDRMIISDGYNGTPSGAENCCEDEDGKTHWYVLHAEANAILKLASSTQSAKGATLYLTLSPCKECSKLILQSGIKRLVYIDQYSDTEGLEFLENAQVEVLQISEENLK
- the xerD gene encoding site-specific tyrosine recombinase XerD; this encodes MTWNETIENFSHFLKFERNFSDNTLDAYIRDVKKLKAFSEEKLDNTTPDKITFENLQEFLLHLTKEKISERTQARGISSIKSFFKYLIEEEIREDNPSTLLEGPKLGLYLPDTLSFEDVEKIINAIDLSTDLGVRNHCIIEVLYGCGLRVSELIELKISDINFKENFIKVEGKGKKVRYVPLANYTANLILNYINNVRANNKIGKKYEDHIFLNSRGSSMSRVIVFIIIKELVEKAGIRKSISPHTFRHSFATHLLQNGVDLRFIQEMLGHSSITTTEIYTHLKTEELHDVILKYHPRNK
- a CDS encoding enoyl-CoA hydratase-related protein, producing MNFQNILLENEGQISTITINRPQSLNALNGATISELSEALSQLEQDSNCRVIIITGSGEKSFVAGADIKEFSDFGQEKAEELARNGQNSLFNKIENLRKPVIAAVNGFALGGGLELAMACHIRYASENAKLGLPEVTLGLIPGYGGTQRLPKLVGKGLANEMIFSAKMISASRAKEMGLVNEVFSLEELLPKTKELATLISKNSPQGISKAIAAVNASDSDEGYELEIKSFGELFEMEDKKEGVSAFLEKRKPNF
- a CDS encoding NUDIX hydrolase, translating into MKHLKYCPKCGQETLIFDGEKKFSCSQCDFVMYQNIAAAVAVLIRCDDELLLTKRNQNPKIGKLDLAGGFTDPKESAEETCARELKEELGIEIDLKNLKFVGSLPNVYHYKEVDYNTLDLFFEYRVEEKIEIKKLEAHEISETIWVKISELNLEEIAFDSQRKFLENYQ